Proteins from a single region of Megachile rotundata isolate GNS110a chromosome 7, iyMegRotu1, whole genome shotgun sequence:
- the LOC105662053 gene encoding uncharacterized protein LOC105662053, with product MLRLASFIALTMVACTRYHLTLYQINDVEEFLNRIKLDWRTNDEEILRIMRLHAFYGKRFVIIFAAFVYPSACVTLIYHISPFILDKILPLNESRPTKFPIETDFLIDEEQHPILNNFLLYLSLIIAVSIMVGTESLMIMISTHIAGLYGVTSYYFQKAVLVESSASCRRIDCANNKSMSYIVSGVTVHQMARQFARDVNNRCNKSYVPSIMFGVLALSIHLFCLSETVLRTIDIRETILSVLLIISTLGYMFWMNLVVEFVVDRARSIPLTTYSTNWYETSVSTQKLLQLIIVNGHNRGSVFNFLSVYVPSVEGFAVLLKASVSYFAVLLSVR from the exons ATGTTACGATTAGCATCGTTTATAGCGTTGACCATGGTTGCATGTACAAGATACCACCTAACCTTGTATCAGATTAATGAT GTAGAAGAATTTCTAAATCGAATTAAACTTGATTGGAGGACGAATGATGAAGAGATACTTCGAATCATGCGGCTGCACGCTTTTTATGGAAAACGTTTTGTAATCATTTTTGCAG CCTTTGTTTACCCCTCCGCATGCGTGACACTAATATATCATATATCCCCTTTTATCTTGGATAAAATTTTACCATTGAATGAATCTCGCCCAACGAAGTTTCCAATAGAAACGGACTTTTTGATTGACGAAGAACAACATCCAATTCTTAACAATTTCCTTTTATATTTGTCACTAATAATCGCCGTATCCATCATGGTTGGAACGGAATCACTAATGATTATGATCAGCACGCATATCGCTGGTTTATATGGAGTTACTAG ttaTTACTTCCAAAAAGCCGTTCTTGTAGAATCATCTGCGTCGTGTCGTCGAATAGATTGtgcaaataataaaagtatgagTTATATAGTTAGTGGTGTTACTGTACATCAAATGGCACGTCA atttgcaCGTGACGTAAACAACCGGTGCAATAAATCATACGTTCCGAGCATTATGTTTGGTGTGCTTGCCCTAAGCATTCATTTGTTTTGC CTTTCTGAAACGGTGCTCCGGACTATagatatcagagaaacaatctTGTCCGTGTTACTGATCATTTCTACATTGGGATACATGTTTTGGATGAACCTCGTAGTGGAATTCGTCGTCGACAGAGCTCGCAGCATTCCCCTAACAAC ATACAGTACCAATTGGTACGAAACGTCGGTATCAACGCAGAAATTATTGCAACTGATCATAGTGAATGGCCACAACAGAGGCTCCGTATTCAACTTTCTAAGCGTCTATGTTCCGTCAGTCGAAGGTTTCGCTGTG cTTTTGAAGGCATCGGTATCTTACTTTGCAGTTCTGCTATCTGTTCGTTAG
- the LOC143264892 gene encoding uncharacterized protein LOC143264892: protein MIMINLYIAGLFRIASYYFEKAVLAESVASYHLRSCTNNETVSYLAIGVLVHGRALQRLHEGSEKVKVTYSILTLLGMINVSISLFCLSVTVLQLSDIRETLFSATVLIATLGYIFWLNFTVEYMIESASSISLTTYSTNWYETSITTQKLLQMIILKSNKSVSFSFFSIISPSIANFAVVLKAAVSYFTVLLSLQ from the exons ATGATCATGATCAACTTGTATATCGCTGGTTTATTTCGTATTGCAAG TTATTATTTCGAAAAAGCTGTTCTTGCGGAATCCGTAGCATCGTATCATCTGCGAAGTTGTACAAATAACGAAACTGTCAGTTACCTAGCTATTGGTGTATTGGTTCATGGAAGGGCACTTCA GAGATTACATGAAGGAAGCGAAAAGGTCAAAGTGACATACAGTATCCTCACCTTACTCGGTATGATTAATGTGAGCATTAGTTTGTTTTGC CTTTCTGTGACGGTGCTTCAGTTATCAGATATCAGGGAGACTTTATTTTCTGCCACGGTATTGATTGCTACACTTGGATACATATTTTGGTTAAACTTTACAGTCGAATACATGATTGAAAGCGCTAGCAGTATCTCTCTAACGAC GTACAGTACCAACTGGTACGAAACATCTATTACAACCCAGAAATTATTGCAGATGATTATACTGAAAAGCAACAAAAGCGTCTCATTCAGCTTTTTCTCTATCATTAGTCCGTCAATCGCAAATTTCGCAGTG GTTTTAAAAGCAGCAGTATCCTACTTTACTGTATTGCTGTCATTACAGTGA